One window of Mucilaginibacter inviolabilis genomic DNA carries:
- the yajC gene encoding preprotein translocase subunit YajC, with the protein MIATILLQAPAGGSGGFGMLIPMVLIIVVFYFFMIRPQVKKQKDQKKYVEELKKGDKVVTTAGIHGRIIDLNETTFLVEVENGKIRFDKSAISLDASKALNTPAAPVKG; encoded by the coding sequence ATGATAGCTACTATTTTATTACAAGCACCAGCAGGTGGTTCCGGAGGTTTTGGTATGTTAATACCAATGGTATTGATCATCGTGGTGTTTTACTTTTTCATGATCCGCCCGCAGGTTAAAAAGCAAAAAGATCAAAAGAAATATGTTGAGGAATTAAAAAAAGGTGATAAGGTAGTTACTACTGCCGGTATACATGGCCGTATCATTGATTTAAACGAGACCACCTTTTTAGTTGAAGTAGAAAACGGCAAGATCCGTTTTGACAAATCGGCTATCTCGTTAGATGCATCAAAAGCATTAAACACTCCTGCTGCCCCGGTTAAAGGTTAA
- a CDS encoding aldo/keto reductase — MNYRDFKGTAIAEVGLGTWQLGSADWGNVNEYEAINILKAYTDAGGNFLDTADVYGMGVSETVIGKFLKLVDHKVYVATKLGRRGDAPNGWPQNFTYDAMKRQVEDSLRHLDIPRIFLEQLHCIPTEEMRGGKVFDHLRLLQEQGLISHFGASVETSEEALICLEQEGLASLQIIFNLFRQHVADEVFAKAAEKGVAIIVRVPLASGLLSGKFNAETQFAQNDHRNYNANGEAFNAGETFSGIEFNEGIKLSNKIKELLPDERMPQWAIRWILDHPEVTTVIPGASKVTQVNSNVEAVKLPHLTAGIHQQLRSLYDAEIVDKIRGHF; from the coding sequence TTAAAGGCACAGCCATTGCCGAAGTTGGATTAGGCACCTGGCAATTAGGCAGCGCCGACTGGGGCAATGTGAACGAATATGAAGCCATCAATATACTAAAAGCTTACACTGATGCCGGCGGCAATTTTCTGGATACTGCCGATGTGTACGGTATGGGTGTTAGCGAAACCGTGATCGGTAAATTTTTAAAACTGGTTGATCATAAAGTATACGTAGCAACCAAGCTGGGTCGCCGTGGCGATGCCCCAAATGGCTGGCCACAGAATTTTACCTATGATGCTATGAAACGGCAGGTAGAAGATTCGCTGAGACATCTGGATATTCCACGCATATTCCTGGAACAGCTGCATTGCATCCCTACCGAAGAAATGCGTGGGGGGAAAGTGTTTGATCATTTACGGCTATTGCAGGAGCAAGGGCTCATTAGCCATTTCGGCGCCAGTGTGGAAACTTCTGAGGAAGCATTGATCTGCCTGGAGCAGGAGGGTTTAGCTTCGTTACAGATCATCTTTAACCTGTTCAGGCAGCACGTAGCCGATGAGGTGTTTGCCAAAGCTGCCGAAAAAGGTGTGGCTATCATCGTGCGGGTACCGCTGGCCAGTGGCTTGTTGTCGGGTAAATTTAATGCTGAAACCCAATTTGCCCAGAACGATCATCGTAACTACAATGCCAATGGCGAAGCTTTTAACGCAGGTGAAACATTTTCGGGTATTGAGTTTAATGAAGGCATAAAATTATCCAACAAAATAAAAGAACTGCTGCCAGATGAGCGAATGCCGCAATGGGCTATTCGTTGGATATTGGATCATCCGGAAGTTACCACAGTAATACCGGGGGCATCCAAAGTAACACAGGTTAACAGTAATGTAGAGGCTGTAAAATTACCTCATTTAACAGCAGGAATTCATCAGCAATTAAGATCATTGTATGATGCTGAGATAGTTGATAAAATAAGAGGACATTTTTAG
- a CDS encoding MarR family winged helix-turn-helix transcriptional regulator, translating into MRIDDEIQSTNFEDNYHKVAINIAYTSGWLNNYFKLHFDKYNITQQQFNILRILRGQYPNPATINLLKERMIDKMSDASRIVDRLIQKELVSRCTNNKDRRAVDIRISELGLQTLSKMDDEFKPKDILKGNLSEADAAALSDLLDKLRG; encoded by the coding sequence ATGCGCATTGACGACGAAATACAAAGCACAAATTTTGAAGATAATTATCATAAAGTAGCAATTAACATTGCCTACACCTCGGGTTGGTTAAACAACTACTTTAAGCTTCATTTTGATAAATATAATATTACCCAACAACAATTTAATATCCTGAGGATACTAAGGGGCCAATACCCCAATCCGGCAACTATCAATTTGCTGAAAGAACGGATGATTGATAAAATGTCTGACGCATCACGTATAGTTGACCGTCTGATTCAAAAGGAACTGGTTTCGCGCTGTACCAATAATAAAGACAGGCGCGCCGTTGATATCCGCATCAGCGAACTGGGTTTACAAACCCTGTCAAAAATGGATGATGAATTTAAACCCAAAGATATATTGAAAGGTAACCTGAGTGAGGCAGACGCTGCAGCGCTCAGTGATCTGTTGGATAAGCTGAGGGGATAA
- a CDS encoding MBL fold metallo-hydrolase, translating to MILDDFVQIDEKGLYCKYGDFYLDPKLPAKTAVITHAHADHAVSGNHDVYCTRATASVMQLRYDRTAAKVFNIVGFNEPFTIGKVTITLIPAGHMLGSAQVLMEYEDTRYLYTGDYKLQPDDTCEPIEWVTTDVLITESTFADPEVIHPDPVAEIQKINSIKTNILLGAYGLGKSQRLINLISAHAPQKKILVHHRIMPINAIYQKMGIVLGPHQIYGRKLMKVQDEFVYIVPPFTFDSYIRATGVTRLFASGWKNLQVNQRDTLFISDHVDWNDILETIARTQPKQIWTLHGDGRHLKAHFNDDIFVKLL from the coding sequence ATGATACTCGACGATTTTGTACAGATAGATGAAAAAGGATTGTATTGCAAATACGGCGATTTTTATCTGGATCCTAAACTACCTGCTAAAACAGCGGTAATAACCCATGCCCATGCCGATCATGCGGTGAGTGGTAACCATGATGTTTACTGTACCCGGGCAACAGCCAGTGTGATGCAGCTGCGTTATGACCGTACCGCGGCCAAAGTTTTTAATATAGTAGGGTTTAACGAACCTTTTACCATTGGCAAAGTAACCATTACGCTGATCCCAGCCGGCCATATGCTAGGCTCTGCCCAGGTGCTGATGGAATACGAAGATACCCGCTACCTGTATACCGGCGACTATAAATTACAGCCCGATGATACCTGCGAACCCATTGAATGGGTAACCACCGATGTACTGATCACCGAAAGTACCTTTGCCGATCCGGAGGTGATACACCCCGATCCGGTTGCCGAGATACAAAAGATCAATTCCATCAAAACCAATATCCTGTTAGGCGCTTATGGTTTGGGGAAAAGTCAGCGGCTCATTAACCTGATCAGTGCACATGCACCACAAAAAAAGATACTGGTGCACCACCGCATTATGCCTATCAATGCCATCTATCAAAAAATGGGAATTGTGCTGGGCCCGCATCAAATTTACGGGCGCAAGCTGATGAAGGTGCAGGATGAGTTTGTATACATCGTTCCACCCTTTACTTTCGATAGCTATATCCGGGCTACAGGCGTAACCCGGCTTTTTGCCTCGGGCTGGAAAAATCTGCAGGTTAACCAGCGCGATACCCTGTTTATATCAGACCATGTGGATTGGAACGATATCCTGGAAACCATAGCCCGCACCCAACCCAAACAAATATGGACACTTCATGGTGATGGCCGACATTTAAAAGCCCATTTCAATGATGACATTTTTGTAAAACTGCTTTAA
- a CDS encoding CdaR family protein, whose protein sequence is MAIVKLSATERRRLSAFFTCLVLAVLAWLFTTLSTPQPYTIQEVLTYKNAPQKRAFHSLQPDTVNATVQGTGWQMLFSSMNKESKPITIDLSTLETRNYVVLNSQLKQINLNKDITQQIISIDPDTLYFDFSNRLVKKVPVQLMLGIKYRKQFAVSGNMTIKPAYITVSGPTERLKQINLWKTDSLLMNDVSETVNTRINLQSVKEGNLNMYPKTVQVIIPVDEFTEKTLDLPVKLINNHNYDNVKIFPQRVKITFTTSLSRYPDMTEDLFEATADLDLWRDHGYTTLPVKLTRVPPFCKIVKVSPTNIDFIIKK, encoded by the coding sequence ATGGCAATAGTAAAATTATCGGCTACAGAACGAAGGCGCTTATCGGCATTTTTTACCTGCCTGGTGTTGGCTGTTTTGGCCTGGTTGTTTACTACGCTATCTACTCCGCAGCCCTATACTATTCAGGAAGTACTTACCTATAAAAACGCTCCTCAGAAACGCGCTTTTCATTCCCTGCAGCCCGATACCGTGAATGCTACCGTACAGGGCACCGGCTGGCAAATGCTTTTTTCGAGCATGAATAAAGAAAGCAAGCCTATCACTATCGATCTTTCGACGCTGGAGACCCGGAATTATGTGGTACTCAACTCACAGCTCAAACAGATCAATCTCAATAAGGATATTACACAGCAGATCATCTCCATTGATCCGGATACCCTGTATTTTGACTTCTCGAACCGTTTGGTAAAAAAAGTCCCGGTACAGCTGATGCTGGGTATCAAATACCGCAAGCAGTTTGCGGTATCGGGTAATATGACCATTAAGCCTGCATACATTACCGTGAGCGGCCCAACCGAACGTTTAAAACAAATAAACCTGTGGAAAACCGATTCGCTGCTGATGAATGATGTGAGCGAAACCGTGAATACCCGTATCAACCTGCAATCGGTTAAAGAAGGTAATTTAAACATGTACCCCAAAACCGTACAGGTGATTATCCCGGTTGATGAGTTTACCGAAAAAACGCTGGATCTGCCGGTTAAGCTTATCAACAATCATAATTACGATAATGTAAAAATATTTCCGCAGCGGGTTAAGATTACTTTCACCACCTCACTGAGCAGATACCCCGACATGACCGAGGACCTGTTTGAAGCCACCGCCGATCTTGACCTCTGGCGCGATCACGGCTATACCACACTCCCGGTAAAACTAACCCGGGTACCTCCCTTTTGTAAAATTGTAAAAGTGAGCCCCACGAATATTGATTTTATTATTAAAAAGTGA
- a CDS encoding DUF1573 domain-containing protein: MKRLFLSLLTAGVLLSACNQTPANGAASTTADSSATKTAATTANAATAPIMKFEKESHDFGKIKQGDKVGYDFKFTNNGKSPLIITDAVASCGCTTPEWPKTPIKPGESGLIKVVFNSAGKTGLQDKQITITANTVPAQTMVHLIGEVLTK; the protein is encoded by the coding sequence ATGAAACGATTATTTTTAAGCTTATTAACCGCAGGCGTATTATTATCGGCCTGTAACCAAACACCCGCCAATGGTGCCGCATCAACCACAGCCGACAGTTCTGCAACAAAAACTGCTGCTACTACAGCCAATGCCGCGACTGCCCCAATCATGAAGTTTGAAAAAGAAAGCCATGATTTTGGCAAGATTAAACAGGGTGATAAGGTTGGTTATGATTTTAAGTTCACCAACAATGGTAAATCTCCGCTGATTATCACAGACGCGGTTGCCAGCTGTGGCTGCACCACCCCCGAGTGGCCTAAAACCCCCATTAAACCAGGCGAAAGCGGTTTAATTAAAGTGGTATTTAACAGTGCAGGTAAAACCGGCTTGCAGGATAAACAAATAACCATTACCGCCAATACCGTACCGGCCCAAACTATGGTACACCTGATTGGCGAGGTATTAACAAAATAA
- a CDS encoding DUF5522 domain-containing protein, which yields MLEEGTDYYINEDGNFVFTKEYHLKRGYCCKNKCLHCPWNYGKADIADTENGTNKNEL from the coding sequence ATGTTAGAGGAAGGAACAGACTATTACATTAATGAGGATGGCAATTTTGTTTTCACAAAAGAGTATCATTTAAAACGCGGTTACTGCTGTAAAAATAAATGCCTGCATTGTCCCTGGAATTATGGAAAAGCCGATATAGCTGATACTGAAAATGGAACAAATAAAAATGAGCTGTAA
- a CDS encoding Glu/Leu/Phe/Val family dehydrogenase has translation MPVQEQPESIFNQLDAFGHKKVVFCSDPDTGLKAIIAIHDTTLGPAFGSTRMWSYRTEADALNDVLRLSKSMTYKCAIAGLNMGGGYSVIIGDSRKDKTEALMRKFGRFIKNLNGEFITSEDVGTNPRDMEYIRMETEHVTGIPESLGGSGDPSPVAAQGVFQGIKACVKEQFGSDSLTGKSVIVQGVGHVGEHLVRLLRDENVKVYVSDIQEERIGQIAKRYGAEAVSNNSIFDIDADIYAPCALGGTINTQTINKLKCSIIAGSANNQLLDEAEHGAMLLEKGILFAPDYVINAGGIINCYSELMSFSKKRTMQLTENIYEVTRNILKLSKSENISTVKAANKIAEKRIADIKKVKSSY, from the coding sequence ATGCCCGTTCAAGAACAACCGGAATCTATATTCAATCAGCTCGACGCCTTTGGGCACAAAAAAGTTGTATTCTGCAGCGATCCGGATACGGGTTTAAAAGCCATCATAGCTATTCATGATACTACGCTGGGCCCTGCTTTTGGCAGTACCCGCATGTGGAGCTACAGAACCGAGGCAGATGCTTTAAACGATGTATTGCGCCTTTCAAAAAGCATGACCTATAAATGTGCCATTGCCGGCCTTAACATGGGCGGCGGTTACTCCGTAATTATAGGCGATTCGCGCAAGGATAAAACCGAAGCGCTGATGCGCAAGTTTGGTCGCTTTATTAAAAATCTTAACGGCGAGTTTATTACTTCTGAGGATGTAGGCACCAATCCGCGCGATATGGAATACATCCGTATGGAAACCGAGCATGTTACCGGCATACCCGAAAGTTTGGGAGGCAGCGGCGATCCGTCGCCAGTGGCCGCGCAGGGTGTTTTTCAGGGTATTAAAGCCTGCGTAAAAGAACAATTCGGCAGTGATAGCCTTACCGGCAAATCGGTTATTGTACAAGGCGTTGGCCATGTTGGCGAACACCTGGTACGTTTGCTTCGCGATGAAAATGTAAAAGTTTACGTGAGCGATATTCAGGAAGAGCGCATTGGCCAGATAGCCAAAAGATATGGTGCCGAAGCCGTATCCAATAACAGTATATTTGATATTGATGCCGACATTTACGCACCATGCGCTTTAGGCGGCACTATTAATACACAAACCATCAATAAACTTAAATGCAGCATTATAGCAGGCTCGGCCAATAACCAGTTGCTTGATGAAGCCGAACATGGCGCCATGCTTTTAGAGAAAGGTATTTTGTTTGCGCCTGATTACGTGATCAATGCGGGTGGCATTATCAATTGCTATTCGGAGTTGATGAGTTTTAGCAAGAAACGTACTATGCAGCTTACCGAAAACATTTATGAGGTAACACGCAATATTTTAAAACTTTCTAAATCAGAAAACATTTCTACCGTTAAGGCAGCCAATAAAATTGCCGAAAAACGGATAGCGGATATTAAAAAAGTAAAATCGTCTTATTAA
- a CDS encoding transcription antitermination protein NusB has product MLNRRHLRVKVLQALYAYHQSDTKDVRLHEKNMLHGIDQVFEMYIWMLSLISEVANYAANDAEERANKHLPTAEDLNANRKILSNRFIVTLNDNRDYLIALKKYKVEWHFEPELAKTLFTTLKNSPEYAEYLAKTGDTIQTDKDIIKFIFKKVILKSSLAEQVFEDKFIFWPVDRDVLQALIAKTFKNFASEDAKQNHLAEITGNWIEDRDFVVNLFDQSIRFDKPYQELIAAKTQNWEPERIAMMDTLLMKMAITEFINFTSIPVKVTINEYLEISKEFSTPKSNSFINGILDKILIDLKAENKIKKIGRGLIE; this is encoded by the coding sequence ATGTTAAACAGAAGGCACCTCCGGGTAAAGGTATTACAGGCACTATACGCGTATCATCAGTCAGATACTAAAGACGTAAGGCTACACGAAAAAAATATGTTGCATGGCATCGACCAGGTATTTGAAATGTACATCTGGATGCTATCATTAATTTCAGAAGTGGCCAATTACGCGGCTAATGACGCGGAAGAACGTGCCAATAAGCACTTACCAACTGCCGAAGACTTAAATGCCAATCGTAAAATATTGAGCAACAGATTTATCGTTACCCTTAACGATAACCGCGATTACCTGATCGCGTTAAAAAAGTATAAAGTAGAATGGCATTTTGAGCCCGAACTGGCCAAAACCCTGTTCACCACGCTCAAAAATTCGCCCGAGTATGCCGAATACCTGGCCAAAACCGGCGATACCATTCAAACAGATAAAGACATCATTAAATTCATCTTCAAAAAAGTGATCTTGAAATCGTCATTAGCCGAACAGGTTTTTGAAGATAAGTTTATTTTTTGGCCGGTTGACCGCGATGTATTACAGGCATTAATTGCTAAAACATTCAAAAATTTCGCATCAGAAGATGCCAAACAAAACCACCTGGCCGAAATTACCGGCAACTGGATAGAGGACCGCGATTTTGTGGTGAATCTTTTTGATCAAAGCATCCGGTTTGATAAACCTTACCAGGAGTTAATAGCCGCCAAAACCCAAAACTGGGAGCCAGAGCGTATTGCGATGATGGATACCCTGTTGATGAAAATGGCTATCACCGAGTTTATTAACTTCACCTCCATTCCGGTTAAAGTAACCATTAACGAGTACCTGGAGATATCTAAAGAGTTTAGCACTCCTAAAAGTAATTCATTTATAAACGGTATCTTAGACAAGATTTTGATTGACCTGAAAGCAGAGAATAAAATCAAAAAAATAGGACGAGGACTAATAGAATAA
- the coaE gene encoding dephospho-CoA kinase (Dephospho-CoA kinase (CoaE) performs the final step in coenzyme A biosynthesis.), with the protein MLKIGLTGNIGSGKTTVAKVFELLGIPVFYADDEAKKVMVTDVILIDALKQTFGAESYFEDGSLNRKHIAGIVFNNEAELKKLNALVHPATFRAFDNWLQNIHSAPYVIKEAALLFESDSYKMCDRSLLVSAPLENRIARVIKRDHITRAEVESREARQFTEEKKKQLANDVIVNDDHQLVIPQVLALHEQYLRIKS; encoded by the coding sequence ATGCTTAAAATAGGTTTAACAGGTAATATAGGTAGTGGCAAAACTACAGTAGCCAAAGTTTTTGAGCTTTTGGGCATACCTGTTTTTTATGCCGATGATGAGGCTAAAAAAGTAATGGTGACCGATGTTATACTAATTGATGCCTTAAAACAAACTTTTGGCGCTGAGTCATACTTTGAAGATGGCAGCCTGAACCGCAAACATATTGCCGGGATAGTTTTTAATAACGAGGCCGAGCTTAAAAAATTGAATGCCCTGGTACACCCGGCAACTTTCAGGGCTTTTGATAATTGGCTGCAAAACATTCATAGCGCCCCTTATGTGATCAAAGAAGCCGCCCTCCTATTTGAAAGCGACTCTTACAAAATGTGCGACCGCAGCTTGCTTGTATCCGCCCCCTTGGAGAACCGCATAGCACGAGTTATCAAGCGCGACCATATTACACGAGCCGAAGTGGAAAGCCGCGAAGCCCGACAATTTACCGAAGAAAAAAAGAAGCAACTGGCCAACGATGTGATTGTTAATGACGATCATCAGCTGGTTATCCCGCAGGTGCTGGCTTTGCATGAGCAGTATTTGAGAATCAAGAGCTAA